One Ignavibacterium sp. DNA segment encodes these proteins:
- a CDS encoding thiamine pyrophosphate-dependent enzyme — translation MNEKLILDDGIELEQVYRRPETLTDVPYHYCPGCSHSVVHNVLMEVVAEMNIQEQTIGVAPVGCSVFAYHYMNIDMQEAAHGRAGAVATGIKRVMPDKLVFSYQGDGDLAAIGTAETIHTANRGENILVVFINNGIYGMTGGQMAPTSLPGMVTSTSPYGRDVVMAGYPLKITDLIAQLPATYYVTRQSAHNPNAVRKLKKAITKSFEYQQQKKGTCFIEVVSNCPSGWKMTPVETIKYLEEVMFPYYPLGDLKVPKN, via the coding sequence ATGAACGAAAAATTAATACTTGATGATGGAATTGAATTAGAACAAGTCTATCGCAGACCTGAAACCCTTACTGATGTTCCATACCATTACTGTCCGGGTTGTTCACACAGTGTTGTGCATAATGTCCTGATGGAAGTAGTTGCAGAAATGAATATTCAGGAACAAACAATAGGTGTTGCTCCTGTTGGATGTTCTGTATTCGCATATCATTATATGAATATTGACATGCAGGAAGCTGCACATGGCAGGGCTGGCGCTGTTGCAACAGGGATTAAACGGGTTATGCCTGATAAACTGGTGTTCTCTTATCAAGGCGATGGTGATCTTGCAGCTATCGGTACCGCAGAAACTATTCACACTGCAAACCGGGGAGAAAACATTCTGGTAGTTTTTATCAACAACGGAATTTATGGAATGACAGGCGGACAGATGGCTCCGACTTCTTTACCTGGAATGGTTACTTCAACTTCACCTTATGGCAGAGATGTTGTAATGGCTGGCTATCCGTTAAAAATAACAGATTTGATCGCGCAATTACCAGCTACATATTATGTTACAAGACAATCTGCTCATAATCCAAATGCTGTAAGAAAACTTAAAAAAGCAATTACAAAATCTTTTGAATATCAGCAGCAGAAAAAGGGAACCTGTTTTATCGAAGTTGTTTCAAACTGTCCTTCGGGCTGGAAGATGACACCTGTTGAAACAATTAAATATCTCGAAGAAGTAATGTTTCCTTATTATCCGCTTGGTGACCTTAAAGTCCCAAAAAATTAA
- a CDS encoding 2-oxoacid:acceptor oxidoreductase family protein, producing MTKEHEIIFAGFGGQGVLSMGRLIAYAGMIEGKEVSWMPSYGPEMRGGTANCIVIVSDSRISSPIVTKFDTAILLNQPSIDKFENAVKPGGLLIYEQSTAVKPPTRTDIDIISISGIEEANKLEVKQVANMFMVGAFLEKRPILKNETIVEALKDALPARRHNLIPVNEQALLRGRELAKLADQVSV from the coding sequence ATGACTAAAGAACATGAAATAATTTTTGCCGGATTTGGAGGACAGGGTGTGCTTTCTATGGGCAGGTTAATAGCTTACGCAGGGATGATAGAAGGAAAAGAAGTAAGCTGGATGCCTTCGTATGGGCCTGAAATGAGAGGCGGAACTGCAAATTGTATTGTTATTGTTTCTGACTCAAGAATCAGTTCACCAATTGTTACCAAGTTTGATACTGCAATATTATTAAATCAGCCATCAATTGATAAATTTGAAAATGCTGTAAAACCAGGAGGTCTATTAATTTATGAACAGTCAACTGCTGTTAAACCTCCTACAAGAACAGATATTGATATTATCAGTATTTCCGGTATTGAAGAAGCAAATAAACTTGAAGTAAAACAAGTTGCTAATATGTTTATGGTTGGTGCGTTTTTAGAAAAACGTCCGATATTAAAGAATGAAACAATTGTTGAAGCATTAAAAGATGCTTTACCTGCACGAAGACATAATCTGATACCAGTAAATGAGCAGGCATTGTTACGTGGAAGAGAATTGGCAAAACTTGCTGATCAGGTTTCAGTATAA
- a CDS encoding 3-methyl-2-oxobutanoate dehydrogenase subunit VorB, translated as MEKEIRKEEPRLMKGNEALAEAAIRANIDAYFGYPITPQSEVIEYLMLEVPKRKDKKTVVLQAESEVASINMVYGAAGAGARVMTSSSSPGISLMQEGISYIASAQLPCLIVNVVRGGPGLGTIQPSQSDYFQATKGGGHGDYHLIVLAPSSVQELADFVFDAFKLAEKYRNPAMILADGALGQMMEKVVLPAENSLPKVAKSWATTGKTKDRERNIITSLFIQPEVMEKVNLELQDKYAAMQSEVRWEEFKTDDAEILLVAFGLSARICQKVMDLGRAKGIKIGLLRPITLYPFPYKRISELSEKVDFILDVEMNAGQMVEDVRLAVEGKIPVHFTGRMGGMISTPEDILNKVESIQKSLTTANV; from the coding sequence GGAAAGAAGAACCTCGCTTGATGAAAGGAAACGAAGCACTTGCTGAAGCGGCTATTAGAGCAAACATAGATGCTTATTTCGGTTATCCGATAACTCCTCAATCAGAAGTTATTGAGTATCTTATGCTTGAAGTACCGAAAAGAAAAGATAAAAAAACTGTAGTGCTTCAGGCAGAAAGTGAAGTTGCTTCAATCAATATGGTTTATGGTGCTGCCGGTGCAGGAGCCAGAGTTATGACTTCTTCATCTTCACCGGGAATAAGTTTGATGCAAGAAGGAATATCCTATATTGCTTCTGCTCAGCTTCCTTGTTTAATTGTAAATGTTGTTCGTGGTGGTCCGGGTTTAGGAACTATACAACCCTCACAAAGTGATTATTTTCAGGCTACAAAGGGAGGTGGTCATGGAGATTACCATCTTATTGTGTTAGCTCCATCTTCAGTGCAGGAACTTGCTGACTTTGTTTTTGATGCTTTTAAGTTGGCAGAAAAATATCGCAACCCAGCGATGATTCTTGCTGATGGAGCACTTGGGCAAATGATGGAAAAAGTTGTATTACCTGCTGAAAACAGTCTTCCAAAAGTTGCTAAATCCTGGGCTACTACCGGTAAAACTAAAGACCGTGAACGGAATATTATTACTTCACTGTTTATACAACCTGAAGTTATGGAAAAAGTTAATCTTGAGCTTCAGGATAAGTATGCTGCTATGCAAAGTGAAGTAAGATGGGAAGAGTTTAAGACCGATGATGCTGAAATATTATTAGTTGCATTCGGACTATCAGCCCGCATCTGCCAAAAGGTTATGGACCTTGGAAGAGCAAAGGGAATAAAGATAGGATTGTTAAGACCGATTACTCTTTACCCGTTTCCTTATAAACGTATCTCAGAGCTTTCAGAAAAAGTAGATTTTATACTTGATGTTGAAATGAATGCCGGACAAATGGTTGAAGATGTTCGTCTTGCAGTTGAAGGAAAAATTCCTGTTCATTTTACAGGAAGAATGGGCGGAATGATATCAACGCCTGAAGATATCCTTAATAAGGTTGAATCGATTCAGAAATCACTAACTACAGCTAATGTTTAA